From a region of the Myxococcus fulvus genome:
- a CDS encoding pyruvate carboxylase: MAPSSIRPIQKVLCANRGEIAIRVFRACNELGIRTVAIYSDEDRTHEHRHKADEAYLVGRGKRPVEAYLGIDEILDVAERAGVDAIHPGYGFLSENAAFAEACERRGIRFIGPTSAVVRTMGDKVAAKQLAKQVGVPTVPGTTLEGDDASVLAQARKFFQEHGGPVLVKAAHGGGGRGMRVVREEKELEAALTSARSEAKSAFGSSAVFLEKFLERVRHIEVQLLGDLHGGLVHLHERDCSVQRRHQKVIEIAPAPNLAPELRSAICDAAVRLAREAGYSSAGTAEFLVSESHFYFIECNARLQVEHTVTEQVTGVDLVQSQIRIAEGYALGSPEVGITSQASLQPRGYAVQLRVTTEDPSNNFAPDAGIITAWRAATGFGIRLDGSNGYTNAHISPFYDSMLVKVIAYAPTFEGAVMKGQRALREFRIRGVKTNLPFLENVLRHPAFQAGETYTRFIDETPELFQLTPRRDRASKLLTYLAEVIVNGHPTIKKHQRLKPTQFMEPRVPVAPPGPAPKGTAQILAEKGPRGLAEWVLAQKRVLLTDTTMRDAHQSLLATRMRTRDILRVAPATAHLASELFSLESWGGATFDTSYRFLNEDPWARLRSLKAAAPNLLLQMLLRGANAVGYTSYPNNVVEAFIDEAAEAGVDVFRIFDSLNDLGSMEVSIQRVLKTGKVAEVAICYTGDVANPKRKKYTLDYYADLARRIEDSGAHFLCIKDMAGLLRPRAAAMLMDRLREVTKLPIHLHMHDTAGNGVASYLEAIEHGVHIVDVALGSMAGLTSQPSLNALVSALRGHPRETGLANARLQPLANYWEDVREYYAPFESGLKSTTSEVYYHEIPGGQYSNLRPQVAEMGLLSRWNDVKDAFALVNVLVGDIPKVTPSSKMVGDFAIFLLKNDLMVRAATLAEAATLTHEKLIAEAPRLDFPSSVVGYFRGELGQPPNGFPEDLRAAVLKGLPRVEGRPSASMPALDLEALRAELAKKTGQPISHADAISSALYPRVMAGYLDDAGRFEDVSILDTPNYFYGMEVGQEIWVDLEPGKTLVISLSAVGEPDEDGLRTVYFALNGHNRTVQVRDRSRAARVEARRQADRANPNHVAASMPGTVIAVHVKAGASVESGAPLVTLEAMKMETVVRAPRAGTIAEVATTLKAAVQGGDLLAVLQ, from the coding sequence ATGGCTCCCTCTTCCATCCGCCCCATCCAGAAAGTGCTGTGCGCCAACCGCGGCGAGATCGCCATCCGCGTGTTCCGGGCCTGCAACGAGCTCGGCATCCGGACCGTCGCCATCTACAGCGACGAGGACCGGACCCACGAGCACCGCCACAAGGCGGACGAGGCCTACCTGGTGGGCCGAGGCAAGCGCCCCGTGGAGGCCTACCTGGGCATCGATGAAATCCTCGACGTGGCCGAGCGCGCCGGCGTGGACGCCATCCACCCCGGCTACGGCTTCCTGTCGGAGAACGCCGCCTTCGCCGAGGCCTGTGAGCGCCGGGGTATCCGCTTCATCGGCCCCACCTCCGCCGTCGTGCGGACCATGGGCGACAAGGTCGCCGCCAAGCAGCTGGCGAAGCAGGTCGGCGTGCCCACCGTCCCGGGCACCACGCTGGAGGGCGACGACGCGAGCGTGCTCGCCCAGGCGCGCAAGTTCTTCCAGGAGCACGGCGGCCCGGTGCTGGTGAAGGCGGCCCACGGCGGCGGCGGACGCGGCATGCGCGTGGTGCGCGAGGAGAAGGAGCTGGAGGCGGCGCTCACGTCCGCGCGCTCCGAGGCGAAGAGCGCCTTCGGCTCCTCGGCGGTGTTCCTGGAGAAGTTCCTGGAGCGCGTGCGCCACATCGAGGTGCAGCTGCTCGGGGACCTCCACGGCGGCCTGGTCCACCTGCACGAGCGCGACTGCTCGGTGCAGCGCCGGCACCAGAAGGTCATCGAGATCGCCCCCGCGCCCAACCTGGCCCCCGAGCTGCGCAGCGCCATCTGCGACGCGGCGGTGCGGCTGGCGCGCGAGGCGGGCTACAGCAGCGCGGGCACCGCGGAGTTCCTCGTCTCCGAGAGCCACTTCTACTTCATCGAGTGCAACGCGCGGCTCCAGGTGGAGCACACCGTCACCGAGCAGGTGACGGGCGTGGACCTGGTGCAGAGCCAGATTCGCATCGCGGAGGGCTACGCGCTCGGCTCGCCCGAGGTGGGCATCACCTCGCAGGCGTCACTCCAGCCGCGCGGCTACGCGGTGCAGCTGCGCGTCACCACGGAGGACCCGTCCAACAACTTCGCGCCGGACGCGGGCATCATCACCGCGTGGCGCGCGGCCACCGGCTTCGGCATCCGCCTGGACGGCTCCAACGGCTACACCAACGCGCACATCTCGCCGTTCTACGACTCCATGCTGGTGAAGGTCATCGCCTACGCGCCGACGTTCGAGGGCGCGGTGATGAAGGGCCAGCGCGCGCTGCGCGAGTTCCGCATCCGCGGCGTGAAGACCAACCTGCCCTTCCTGGAGAACGTGCTGCGCCACCCCGCCTTCCAGGCCGGTGAGACGTACACGCGCTTCATCGACGAGACGCCGGAGCTGTTCCAGCTCACGCCCCGGCGAGATCGCGCGAGCAAGCTGCTCACGTATCTGGCCGAGGTCATCGTCAACGGCCACCCCACCATCAAGAAGCACCAGCGGCTCAAGCCCACGCAGTTCATGGAGCCGCGCGTGCCGGTGGCGCCGCCCGGCCCCGCGCCGAAGGGCACCGCGCAGATCCTCGCGGAGAAGGGGCCTCGGGGGCTGGCCGAGTGGGTGCTCGCGCAGAAGCGAGTGCTCCTGACGGACACCACCATGCGGGACGCGCACCAGTCGCTGCTGGCCACGCGCATGCGCACCCGCGACATCCTCCGCGTGGCGCCGGCCACCGCGCACCTGGCGTCGGAGCTGTTCAGTCTGGAGAGCTGGGGCGGCGCCACGTTCGACACGTCCTACCGCTTCCTCAACGAGGACCCGTGGGCGCGCCTGCGCTCGCTCAAGGCGGCCGCGCCGAACCTGCTCCTCCAGATGCTCCTGCGCGGCGCCAACGCGGTGGGCTACACCAGCTATCCGAACAACGTGGTGGAGGCCTTCATCGACGAGGCGGCCGAGGCGGGCGTGGACGTCTTCCGCATCTTCGACAGCCTCAATGACCTGGGCAGCATGGAGGTGTCCATCCAGCGCGTGCTCAAGACGGGCAAGGTGGCGGAGGTGGCCATCTGCTACACGGGCGACGTCGCCAACCCCAAGCGCAAGAAGTACACGCTGGACTACTACGCGGACCTGGCCAGGCGCATCGAGGACTCGGGCGCCCACTTCCTGTGCATCAAGGACATGGCGGGCCTGCTGCGCCCCCGCGCCGCGGCCATGCTGATGGACCGCCTGCGCGAGGTGACGAAGCTGCCCATCCACCTGCACATGCACGACACCGCGGGCAACGGCGTCGCCAGCTACCTGGAGGCGATTGAACACGGCGTGCACATCGTCGACGTGGCGCTGGGCAGCATGGCGGGCCTCACCAGCCAGCCCAGCCTCAACGCGCTGGTCAGCGCCCTGCGCGGCCACCCGCGTGAGACGGGGCTGGCCAACGCGCGGCTGCAGCCGCTCGCCAACTACTGGGAGGACGTGCGCGAGTACTACGCCCCCTTCGAGAGCGGCCTCAAGAGCACGACGAGCGAGGTCTACTACCACGAGATTCCGGGCGGTCAGTACTCCAACCTCCGGCCGCAGGTGGCGGAGATGGGGCTCCTGAGCCGGTGGAACGACGTGAAGGACGCGTTCGCGCTGGTCAACGTGCTGGTGGGTGACATCCCCAAGGTGACGCCGTCGTCGAAGATGGTCGGCGACTTCGCCATCTTCCTCTTGAAGAACGACCTGATGGTGCGCGCGGCCACGCTCGCGGAGGCCGCCACGCTCACCCACGAGAAGCTCATCGCCGAGGCGCCCCGGCTCGACTTCCCCTCCAGCGTCGTGGGCTACTTCCGCGGCGAACTGGGCCAGCCGCCCAACGGCTTCCCCGAGGACCTGCGCGCCGCGGTGCTCAAGGGGCTGCCGCGCGTGGAGGGCCGCCCTTCGGCCAGCATGCCGGCGTTGGACCTGGAGGCGCTGCGCGCGGAGCTGGCGAAGAAGACGGGCCAGCCCATCTCCCACGCGGACGCCATCTCCAGCGCGCTCTATCCACGCGTGATGGCCGGCTACCTGGACGACGCGGGCCGGTTCGAGGACGTGTCCATCCTCGACACGCCGAACTACTTCTACGGCATGGAGGTCGGCCAGGAGATCTGGGTGGACCTGGAGCCGGGCAAGACGCTGGTCATCAGCCTGTCCGCGGTGGGCGAGCCGGACGAGGACGGCCTGCGCACCGTCTACTTCGCGCTCAACGGCCACAACCGCACCGTGCAGGTGCGCGACAGGAGCCGCGCCGCGCGCGTGGAGGCCCGTCGGCAGGCGGACCGCGCCAACCCCAACCACGTCGCCGCGAGCATGCCGGGCACCGTCATCGCGGTGCACGTGAAGGCCGGGGCCAGCGTGGAGTCCGGCGCGCCGCTCGTCACGCTGGAGGCCATGAAGATGGAGACGGTGGTGCGCGCCCCTCGCGCGGGCACCATCGCGGAGGTGGCCACCACGCTGAAGGCCGCGGTCCAGGGCGGGGACCTGCTCGCGGTGCTCCAGTAG
- a CDS encoding M20/M25/M40 family metallo-hydrolase: MKRSLLSLLALTSCATPSSTTAPGSDTTASQVPALPEEVRLADLRQMTFGGENAEAYWSFDGKQLSLQARHEGMGCDRIYRMEVDPASGAAAKVSPVSSGEGATTCAHFLPGDQEVIYASTHLGGAACPPKPDHSMGYVWALYDSYDVFKSNADGSGLTRLTETPGYDAEGTVCAKDGSIIFTSVRDGDLELYRMDRDGKNVKRLTNTPGYDGGAFFNADCSKIVWRASRPAPGKALDDYKSLLDKGLVRPTKLELYVANADGSEAKQITWLNGAAFAPFFHPNGRRILFSSNHGDPKGREFDIWAVDIDGANLERITHAPGFDGFPMFSPDGKWLAFSSNRATAPGKSDTNLFIARWVEDAKPVSTTTSAADRVRQDVTWLAASEREGRGIGTDGIEAAGGYIEKRFQELGLKPAGDSDSFRQAFPVVTAVKPVVGTQVRIGKTTLTGDAFSVLGFSAQQQAQGALVFANYGIVEPSLSVDDYAKLSVKGKIVVVRRFVPDTAAFADTDKQRRFGDLRYKAWQAAQRGAKALIVVDWPQAPTPTPKEWQMPPEATLPALHPEGPGDAGLPVVVVKRAALEPVWASLTKGQRVDAAVGVKLEVEQRSAFNVAGLLEAGEGKAPGVIVVGAHYDHLGFGGRGSLTPDRHEAHVGADDNASGVAGLLEIARALKERRAELKRDVLFLAFSGEESGLLGSTHFTRQRGDAGMKQVAAMLNLDMVGRLRAGGLSVLGAESASEWAPLLTRACAEARVTCNPSGDGYGPSDHSPFYASGVPVLHFFTGTHTDYHKPSDTVEGLNAVGTAQVAQVASVVALGLDGATTLTYRKVPSPTPRGDMRSFNASLGTVPDYAGPPNGLKGMLLAGVRAGGAADQAGMLRGDVLVKLGKHVIGGVEDLMFVLNASKPGETVEARVIRDGKELPLEVTFQESKRPR, encoded by the coding sequence ATGAAGCGTTCACTCCTGTCCTTATTGGCACTGACGTCGTGCGCCACCCCTTCGAGCACCACGGCACCGGGCTCGGACACCACCGCGTCGCAGGTCCCCGCGTTGCCGGAAGAGGTCCGGCTGGCGGACCTGCGGCAGATGACGTTCGGCGGTGAGAACGCGGAGGCGTACTGGTCCTTCGATGGCAAGCAGCTCTCGCTCCAGGCCCGTCACGAGGGCATGGGGTGCGATCGCATCTACCGCATGGAGGTGGACCCGGCGAGCGGCGCGGCCGCCAAGGTGTCCCCCGTCTCCAGCGGCGAGGGCGCCACGACGTGCGCGCACTTCCTGCCCGGTGACCAGGAGGTCATCTACGCGTCCACGCACCTGGGCGGCGCCGCGTGCCCTCCCAAGCCGGACCACTCGATGGGCTACGTCTGGGCCCTCTACGACTCGTACGACGTCTTCAAGTCGAACGCGGATGGCTCGGGCCTGACGCGGCTGACGGAGACGCCGGGCTACGACGCCGAGGGCACCGTCTGCGCGAAGGACGGCTCCATCATCTTCACCTCCGTGCGGGATGGGGACCTGGAGCTGTACCGGATGGACCGCGACGGGAAGAACGTGAAGCGGCTGACGAACACGCCCGGCTATGACGGCGGCGCGTTCTTCAACGCGGACTGCTCCAAGATCGTCTGGCGCGCGTCGCGGCCGGCGCCGGGCAAGGCGCTGGATGACTACAAGTCCCTGCTCGACAAGGGGCTCGTGCGGCCGACCAAGCTGGAGCTGTACGTGGCCAACGCGGACGGCTCCGAGGCGAAGCAGATCACCTGGCTGAACGGCGCCGCCTTCGCGCCCTTCTTCCACCCCAACGGCCGGCGCATCCTGTTCTCGTCCAACCACGGTGACCCGAAGGGCCGTGAGTTCGACATCTGGGCGGTGGACATCGACGGCGCCAACCTGGAGCGCATCACCCACGCGCCGGGCTTCGATGGCTTCCCCATGTTCTCGCCGGACGGCAAGTGGCTGGCGTTCTCCAGCAACCGCGCCACCGCGCCGGGCAAGAGCGACACCAACCTGTTCATCGCCCGGTGGGTGGAGGACGCGAAGCCCGTGTCGACCACCACGTCCGCCGCGGACCGCGTCCGTCAGGACGTCACCTGGCTGGCCGCGTCCGAGCGCGAGGGCCGTGGCATCGGCACGGATGGCATCGAGGCCGCCGGCGGCTACATCGAGAAGCGCTTCCAGGAGCTGGGCCTGAAGCCCGCGGGGGACTCGGACTCCTTCCGTCAGGCGTTCCCCGTCGTCACCGCGGTGAAGCCCGTCGTCGGCACCCAGGTGCGCATCGGCAAGACGACACTGACGGGCGATGCGTTCTCGGTGCTCGGCTTCTCCGCGCAGCAGCAGGCGCAGGGCGCGCTCGTCTTCGCCAACTACGGCATCGTCGAGCCATCGCTCTCCGTGGACGACTACGCGAAGCTGTCGGTGAAGGGGAAGATCGTCGTGGTGCGGCGCTTCGTCCCGGACACGGCGGCGTTCGCCGACACGGACAAGCAGCGGCGCTTCGGCGACCTCCGCTACAAGGCGTGGCAGGCGGCGCAGCGGGGCGCGAAGGCGCTCATCGTGGTGGACTGGCCGCAGGCTCCGACGCCCACCCCCAAGGAGTGGCAGATGCCGCCCGAGGCGACGCTGCCCGCGCTGCACCCCGAGGGGCCTGGTGACGCGGGGCTGCCCGTCGTCGTGGTGAAGCGCGCGGCGCTGGAGCCGGTGTGGGCCTCGCTCACCAAGGGCCAGCGCGTGGACGCGGCGGTCGGCGTGAAGCTGGAGGTCGAGCAGCGCTCGGCGTTCAACGTCGCGGGCCTGCTGGAGGCTGGCGAGGGCAAGGCGCCCGGCGTCATCGTGGTGGGCGCGCACTATGACCACCTGGGCTTCGGTGGCCGGGGCTCGCTGACGCCGGACCGGCACGAGGCGCATGTCGGCGCGGACGACAACGCCTCGGGCGTCGCGGGCCTCCTGGAGATCGCCCGCGCGCTGAAGGAGCGCCGCGCCGAGCTGAAGCGCGACGTGCTGTTCCTGGCCTTCTCGGGTGAGGAGTCGGGCCTCCTGGGCTCCACGCACTTCACCCGTCAGCGGGGCGACGCGGGCATGAAGCAGGTGGCCGCGATGCTGAACCTGGACATGGTGGGCCGGCTGCGCGCGGGCGGGCTCTCCGTGCTGGGTGCCGAGTCCGCGAGCGAGTGGGCCCCGCTGCTCACCCGCGCGTGCGCCGAGGCGCGCGTCACGTGCAACCCGAGCGGTGATGGCTATGGCCCCAGCGACCACTCGCCCTTCTACGCGTCGGGCGTGCCGGTGCTGCACTTCTTCACGGGGACGCACACGGACTACCACAAGCCCTCCGACACGGTGGAGGGGCTCAACGCCGTGGGCACCGCGCAGGTGGCGCAGGTCGCGTCCGTCGTCGCGCTGGGCCTGGATGGCGCCACCACGCTGACGTACCGCAAGGTCCCCTCCCCCACGCCGCGCGGAGACATGCGCAGCTTCAACGCGTCGCTCGGCACGGTGCCGGACTACGCGGGTCCACCGAACGGACTGAAGGGCATGCTGCTGGCGGGCGTGCGCGCGGGTGGCGCGGCGGACCAGGCCGGAATGCTGCGCGGCGACGTCCTGGTGAAGCTGGGCAAGCACGTCATCGGCGGCGTGGAGGACCTGATGTTCGTCCTCAACGCCTCCAAGCCCGGTGAGACGGTGGAGGCCCGGGTGATTCGCGACGGCAAGGAGCTGCCGCTCGAGGTCACGTTCCAGGAGAGCAAGCGTCCTCGCTGA
- a CDS encoding polymer-forming cytoskeletal protein → MQRLSDGSLSPEGVPALLKRTVRGRFAQSSTLRAARRFVEERLEGGRKDSDIVHHEGRLVLEELTTGKRPRLGLLIVEGDLHLKGRYEDSLDPESVVIVTGTLRAGDVITRGFLEVQGELLAERSILFLDNDACCEVFGDVRAPFVYTSSHAVKVHGGVEARLVTGDGKHIRSARKHTFIEETEREVRDLLSPKLLKRFADEMFEDEEGEEVDPDEPWIDAIDTEKLAAYVRRGQPVLAEAPPSRRRK, encoded by the coding sequence ATGCAGCGACTCAGCGATGGAAGCCTCTCGCCGGAGGGAGTCCCCGCGCTCCTGAAGCGGACCGTTCGTGGGAGGTTCGCGCAGTCGAGCACCCTCCGCGCGGCCCGACGCTTCGTGGAGGAGCGCCTTGAGGGAGGCCGCAAGGACAGCGACATCGTCCATCACGAGGGACGGCTGGTCCTCGAAGAGCTCACGACCGGCAAGCGGCCGCGGCTTGGCCTCCTCATCGTCGAGGGAGACCTCCACCTGAAGGGACGGTATGAGGACTCGCTCGACCCCGAGTCCGTCGTCATCGTCACCGGCACCCTCCGCGCGGGAGATGTCATCACGAGGGGGTTCCTCGAGGTCCAGGGCGAGCTGCTCGCCGAGCGGTCCATCCTCTTCCTCGACAACGACGCGTGCTGCGAGGTCTTCGGAGATGTCCGCGCGCCCTTCGTCTACACCAGCTCTCACGCGGTGAAGGTGCACGGCGGCGTGGAGGCACGCCTCGTCACCGGAGACGGGAAGCACATCCGGAGCGCGCGGAAGCACACCTTCATCGAGGAGACGGAGCGCGAGGTCCGCGACCTCCTCTCGCCCAAGCTGCTCAAGCGCTTCGCCGATGAGATGTTCGAGGACGAGGAGGGCGAAGAGGTGGACCCGGATGAGCCGTGGATCGACGCCATCGACACGGAGAAGCTGGCCGCCTACGTCCGACGCGGCCAGCCCGTGCTGGCGGAGGCTCCTCCAAGCCGACGGCGGAAGTAG
- a CDS encoding AraC family transcriptional regulator, whose amino-acid sequence MLPERAPGYHVLGEGDAFDVSDCVCRAGCHSPVVEGAHARVCVSVVLSGAFHARGPEGDAVVGPGALLLGNRAAPYEFRHVDDGGDRSLVIECSDAMLEEALLGSRRDDTRPFERTSVPASLASLEAVLLARQALQPGDAETLREVVLSVVDVALRLGGERADTRVELSERQARGVARVLRYLEDHVGEDCSLETLASIAGLTRFRFLRVFRVVTGQTPRQWVIAMRLRLAANLLRASRTRVTDIALESGFGDLSHFTMSFTRAFGISPRAYRMRARERG is encoded by the coding sequence GTGCTCCCCGAGCGCGCCCCCGGCTACCACGTGCTGGGGGAGGGCGATGCGTTCGACGTCAGCGACTGCGTCTGTCGCGCGGGCTGCCACAGTCCCGTCGTCGAAGGCGCGCACGCGCGGGTCTGCGTCAGCGTCGTGCTGTCCGGGGCCTTCCACGCGCGAGGCCCCGAAGGGGACGCGGTGGTGGGGCCGGGCGCGCTGCTGCTCGGCAATCGCGCGGCGCCCTATGAGTTCCGCCACGTCGATGACGGAGGAGATCGCTCGCTCGTCATCGAGTGCTCGGACGCGATGCTCGAAGAGGCCCTCCTGGGCTCTCGGAGAGATGACACGCGTCCCTTCGAGCGGACGAGCGTCCCCGCTTCGCTCGCGTCCCTGGAGGCGGTCCTCCTGGCGCGACAGGCCCTGCAGCCGGGCGACGCGGAGACGCTGCGCGAGGTGGTGCTGTCCGTGGTGGACGTCGCGCTGCGCCTGGGCGGTGAGCGGGCCGATACCCGGGTGGAGCTCTCCGAGCGACAGGCCCGCGGTGTCGCGCGCGTGCTGCGCTACCTCGAGGACCACGTCGGGGAGGACTGTTCGCTGGAGACGCTGGCGAGCATCGCGGGACTGACGCGCTTCCGCTTCCTGCGCGTGTTCCGCGTGGTGACGGGACAGACGCCCCGGCAGTGGGTCATCGCCATGCGGTTGCGACTGGCGGCGAATCTACTCAGGGCAAGTCGGACCCGGGTCACGGACATCGCCCTGGAATCCGGCTTCGGTGACCTGTCCCATTTCACGATGAGCTTCACGCGAGCGTTCGGTATTTCACCTCGGGCCTACCGGATGCGTGCACGTGAACGCGGGTGA
- a CDS encoding PD40 domain-containing protein, producing the protein MAGSMRGVLMTLGLLGLGCGAHQGGERVTAAKRADGCTPELYGAGLFTTGAWDFFMAFSPDQRRVLFGRADDAFERFTMYETRLDAQGHWSRPELPRFAREWSNADPHLSPDGRTVFFISDRPEPGEPGPRASYDIWSASLGADGEWEDARRLPAPVNDKGRDEWSPAVAANGNLYFGGDFQGTHGGSDLWVSRQVDGVYQPPENLGAAINSSLHELEPWIAPDESYLIFSALRRPDGLGRYDLFLSRKVDGRWEPARRLCEGINTRDSEYNHSVSPDGKWLYFSSTRPFSGDVGERFDTPRDDASLQGIGNGTGDMYRIPMSAIGL; encoded by the coding sequence ATGGCGGGGTCGATGCGCGGCGTGCTGATGACGTTGGGATTGCTGGGCCTGGGGTGCGGCGCGCACCAGGGCGGTGAGCGGGTGACGGCGGCGAAGCGCGCGGACGGCTGCACGCCGGAGCTCTACGGCGCGGGCCTCTTCACCACCGGGGCCTGGGACTTCTTCATGGCCTTCTCGCCGGACCAGCGGCGCGTGCTCTTCGGCCGCGCGGATGACGCCTTCGAGCGCTTCACGATGTACGAGACGCGGCTCGACGCCCAGGGACATTGGTCGCGCCCGGAGCTCCCGCGCTTCGCCAGGGAGTGGAGCAACGCGGATCCGCATCTGTCGCCCGACGGGCGCACGGTGTTCTTCATCTCGGACCGTCCCGAGCCGGGCGAGCCCGGGCCTCGTGCCAGCTACGACATCTGGTCCGCGTCCCTGGGCGCCGATGGTGAGTGGGAGGACGCGCGCCGACTGCCCGCGCCCGTCAACGACAAGGGCCGTGACGAGTGGTCTCCGGCCGTCGCCGCGAACGGCAACCTCTACTTCGGCGGAGACTTCCAGGGCACGCACGGAGGCAGTGACCTCTGGGTCTCCCGCCAGGTCGACGGGGTCTACCAACCGCCGGAGAACCTGGGGGCCGCCATCAACTCCTCGCTGCACGAGCTGGAGCCGTGGATTGCCCCTGACGAGAGCTACCTCATCTTCAGCGCCCTGCGACGACCCGATGGCCTGGGCCGGTACGACTTGTTCCTCAGCCGCAAGGTCGACGGAAGGTGGGAGCCCGCGCGGCGACTGTGCGAGGGCATCAACACGCGCGACAGCGAGTACAACCACAGCGTGTCGCCGGACGGGAAGTGGCTCTACTTCAGCAGCACGCGGCCATTCTCCGGAGACGTGGGCGAGCGCTTCGACACGCCCAGGGATGACGCCAGCCTCCAGGGCATCGGCAATGGCACCGGGGACATGTACCGCATCCCGATGAGCGCCATCGGCCTCTGA
- a CDS encoding AraC family transcriptional regulator, whose translation MAELRPPVDALGEALHFLRMSGTFYCRSELTAPWGLDLPATEGSLMFHVVTTGQCWLEVDGVEPRLLQPGTFALVPHGAGHRLAHERGGPARKLEELSEELVSERYSILRHGGGGAPTTLICGAVRLDHPAARHLMSLLPGIILVEPSNSPRMDWLQSTLRFMAAEAQELRPGGETVITRLADVLVVQALREWMAQDTQAKSGWLGALQDPDVGRALALIHREPTRPWTVASLASSVAMSRSAFSARFTQRVGEPPMHYLARWRMYVAHSALKDERPGLGELATRMGYQSEAAFSRAFKRFMGVSPGAVRKTGSPTLRA comes from the coding sequence ATGGCGGAACTCAGACCTCCGGTCGACGCGCTGGGCGAGGCGCTGCACTTCCTGCGGATGAGCGGCACGTTCTATTGCCGCTCGGAGCTGACGGCGCCGTGGGGGCTCGACCTTCCCGCGACCGAGGGGAGCCTCATGTTCCACGTCGTCACCACGGGACAGTGCTGGCTCGAGGTCGACGGCGTGGAGCCGCGGTTGCTCCAGCCGGGCACGTTCGCGCTCGTGCCGCACGGCGCGGGACATCGATTGGCGCACGAGCGAGGCGGACCCGCGCGCAAGCTCGAGGAGCTCTCCGAGGAGCTGGTGAGCGAGCGCTACTCCATCCTGCGACACGGTGGCGGTGGCGCGCCCACGACGCTCATCTGCGGCGCCGTGCGCCTGGACCATCCCGCCGCGCGACACCTCATGTCCCTGTTGCCAGGCATCATCCTGGTGGAGCCGTCCAACTCGCCGCGCATGGACTGGCTCCAGAGCACGCTGCGCTTCATGGCCGCCGAGGCACAGGAGTTGCGGCCCGGCGGAGAGACGGTCATCACGCGGCTCGCGGACGTGCTCGTGGTGCAGGCCCTGCGCGAGTGGATGGCGCAGGACACCCAGGCGAAGTCAGGTTGGTTGGGCGCCCTTCAGGACCCGGACGTGGGCCGCGCGCTCGCGCTCATCCACCGCGAACCCACGCGGCCGTGGACGGTGGCCTCACTGGCGTCGAGCGTGGCGATGTCCCGCTCCGCGTTCTCCGCGCGCTTCACCCAGCGGGTCGGCGAGCCACCCATGCACTACCTCGCGCGCTGGCGGATGTACGTCGCGCACTCGGCACTCAAGGACGAGCGTCCCGGACTGGGCGAGCTCGCCACGCGCATGGGCTATCAGTCCGAGGCCGCGTTCAGCCGCGCCTTCAAGCGCTTCATGGGCGTGTCTCCCGGCGCGGTCCGGAAGACGGGCTCGCCCACGCTCCGCGCCTGA
- a CDS encoding NAD(P)H-binding protein, with product MLTVMGATGNTGKKVVELLLAAGQDVLALGRSEERLGELAAKGAKVLAGDPEDAAYLTRAFRGAQAVYTLLPTDRESASYHEAQRRKGEAIVQALRDSGVRHVVALSSLGADLAEGTGLLATLHAQEQRLRTLKDTHVLLLRPVSFFENFLDALPVIEHEGVNADSVTPDLALPMIASRDIAEVAARALVRRDWTGVVVRELLGPRDLSYREATRILGDRLGRPGLDYVQLPPEGMQQALMQAGISETFAGLYVEMTRAFNEGRIQPRAGRTPDNTTPTRFEDFVATLR from the coding sequence ATGCTGACCGTGATGGGAGCGACCGGGAACACCGGCAAGAAGGTGGTGGAGCTGTTGCTGGCGGCGGGCCAGGACGTGCTGGCCCTGGGCCGCTCGGAGGAGCGACTGGGGGAGCTGGCGGCGAAAGGCGCCAAGGTTCTCGCGGGGGATCCGGAGGACGCGGCGTACCTGACGCGGGCCTTCCGTGGCGCCCAGGCCGTCTACACGCTGCTCCCCACGGACCGCGAGTCCGCGAGCTACCACGAAGCCCAGCGCCGCAAGGGCGAAGCCATCGTCCAGGCGCTGCGTGACAGCGGCGTGCGACACGTCGTCGCGCTGAGCAGCCTGGGCGCGGACCTGGCCGAGGGCACGGGCCTGCTCGCCACGCTGCATGCGCAGGAGCAGCGGCTCCGGACGCTGAAGGACACGCACGTGCTGCTGCTGCGTCCGGTGTCCTTCTTCGAGAACTTCCTCGACGCGCTCCCCGTCATCGAGCACGAGGGCGTCAACGCGGACTCCGTCACGCCGGACCTCGCCCTGCCGATGATTGCGTCGCGGGACATCGCGGAGGTCGCTGCCCGAGCGCTCGTGCGACGCGACTGGACGGGCGTCGTCGTCCGCGAGCTGCTCGGTCCCCGCGACCTGAGCTACCGCGAGGCCACCCGCATCCTCGGGGACAGACTGGGTCGCCCCGGCCTCGACTATGTGCAGCTCCCGCCGGAGGGGATGCAGCAGGCGCTCATGCAGGCCGGAATCTCCGAGACGTTCGCCGGGCTCTATGTCGAGATGACGCGCGCCTTCAACGAGGGGCGCATCCAGCCTCGCGCGGGCAGGACGCCCGACAACACGACCCCGACGCGATTCGAGGACTTCGTCGCCACGCTCCGGTGA